The Argentina anserina chromosome 5, drPotAnse1.1, whole genome shotgun sequence genome includes the window CTCAATCGATGGTGGGAAGCTCGTCTCGAGCTCGGTGGTGGCGAGGTGGATCGTCGCTGCGGCTTGCAGCGACTGTGGCGACGTCGGGGGTCCTCACGGGGTCGAAGCAAGTGCTGGCAGGCTGGAGGGTGACTGCCTAGGTCCTTGCGACGTCGATAGGCGGGGTGGTGCAGGCCACGGGGAGCTGGAGGCcggagatcggggagagagagtgaaggtcggggagagagagagagagagagagagagagagagagagagagaaaagggaagagggaggcgggctgAAGagggggtttccaattatgggaaccctagctcTAAATCATTCCTtatataccccctcccaaaatcggaaactaacttccgtcgttaataacttttacgtacgtcgtccgattcgaacgcgtcacatatccacgaactcgtatcgacgagctctacaactttcgtgaagaaaattttcgcaaccgagcgacggaataaaagtcgataatttcgttcggaaacgtaacgtttttcttaataaacgttccgaaaacgtttccgtttttcgtttcaaagcATCGTAAACAataagtttcattttatttgaaattccaaaacttaatagaattcaaatcaattcacatattgttttaaaaatctagggttattacagctACAACATTGCAATTAGTTAGCAAACCAcaaaccaaaaatccaattttGCCATTTCTGAAGAGGTGCGCCTAAATGGGTTTGAATCCCTTCACTAAGATTTAAATTCTCAGTTGCGCATCAATTCTCCGGAAAACCCAGTACCATGATCATGTGGGAGGCTAAAATAGATCTGAATTGGGTGCCTAGATGGGTCTTGAATCCCTACTGAGATGTTTAGTCTCATTGCacccaaaaaccaaaaacaagagAAGACTCAGATGAAGAGTATACGcacaaaatgaaaagaaaagacacAGCACCATTCTCATCCCTTTTtctttatgttttggtttataaTATGAAACGGGTTTGGGccaatttagggttattaagTGAGCTTAAGATTAATGAATGCGCATTAAATATTTATGCATACTTATTTTCTTAAATggagttttatttattttgtagtTTTACTGAAtcgaaaacaaaaaccaaaaattctTTTTACGCAGTTTGTGGTATCCTTgcctgctctgataccatatgTTATATGAATGATGTAAATGACTACATCTTAAACAAGGACTAATTCCACAAACAATGCACACTGAATAAGAAATTATGAAATAGAATAAGATCTTACTACAGTAATAACTCACAAGTTGAAGAACTTCCAAATACTACAACCATTGCTTTAGTCTACACAGCAGCTGCTTCAAAGATATTCTTCTGAAGCACGACACCAGAACTCTGATATGGGATTGAACTTAATTTTATATCTCGTGTGTGATCAGGGAATATCTCTTTGTATTTATACCGGCCTAAACTCCATTTTGTGCTTACTCATAGAGTCCAAAGTTGACTAAAGTGTTATTTGTTAAGAGACCTAATTGATATCACAAACTTCATATTGAACAAGTTGTCAATTTGATAAGACTTCTAGATTTACCAAGAGATGTACATCTCGATAACAACCGTAATAGGATTACTAATTATATAATTCTACTATTTAACTTGATTTAGTTCAACTGCATTATCTCAAGTGTATGAGATAATGTCAAGTCCATTTTATTTCCAACATTCTTCTCTTCCATAGTTGAAATGATAGTAGGATCGTTACTGGGCGGAGATAGCAAAATCATTCAATCTAATTTTAGTAGTTAGCAATGTGTGTAAACCCATGTGTGTTTTTTAAGTGAACCCAAATGTCTTTCGCTCGAACCTTGATAGCTAAgtgaaaatattttcaatatTGGCGCATGTTGAAAATATTGGCACTTTGGCatcatgttcaaaatattggCGCAAGCGTCTCCTCGTAGCTAGCTCTgcaacttaagatcataagaTGTAACGGACTAACGGGTCACTGAAGAGGATTCTAGCCAAAGTGAGATGATGCCAGCATATATAGTATGTTCATAAGATCTCAGGATTAATGTTGATTTCATTTGTCATCGATCTCTTAGCCGAGACCACTAGCGGATATATAGGTTTTACATACAAGATCATATCTGTTACGTACTAAGGTGATATCATATTTCCTCATCTCTTCACAAATTAAGAGTAGATGGGTTTAACAAGTGACTTAAGGCAAGTTTGCAATTTAATGTACacatttgtaataacccgattttttggGACGATGTTTGGTTCGAATTAATTTCtataagttgtgaaattcatttaaaagGAAATTTGGTTGTTTACGACATTACGAAAcaagaacggaaacgttctcggaacgtttatttaaaagaaaaacgttacgtttccgcgacgtgaacatcgacttttattccgtcgctcggttgtaaaaacttcattcacgaaagttgtagagctcgtcgatacgagttcgtggacacgtcatgtGTTCGAATCGGAAGTCGGACGTGAAAATTATTAACGACggagttagtttccgattttagaggggggtataaaaggaaactttGTGAAGTatagtttccattttcggaaacccactTCTTCACTCAcccccgcgcctccctccttctctctcaccctccTGAGCCTCTCTCCCTCCAAAAAACCCAtcgccggcgatctccatCTCCAGGCCGTCGTGTTCCTCACCGCCACTCCCTACGGCCTCGGAAGGTCCTCCGCAAGCGACCCCGAGCTCGCCGCACCGCGCCTCGCCACCGTTAGCATCCTCAAGACAACCCGATGCTCGGAGGCAACCTCACGCCGCCGTCGCGAGCGCTCACCCCTCATTCccctccaccatccgacgccACCACGAGTAATAGCAACTCGAATCGAACCACGACACGCCCTCCACGGGAAATCGACACGATCGGCGATTCGTTCCTCTCTAACGACTTTCGAAGCCTCCACCGTCTGATCTAGGTATGAAATGATGAATTTGAtgttgtgtgtgattgtgtggTGATTTTGAATTGATTTGGGAAAGTTTGGAGGAGGATCGGAGGTGGACTGGATGTGTTGAACACCGCcaccttaggcggcgcgtgtgagagcGTGAGGTAGTGTAGGGGTGGCCTTGGACCGTGcaaggtggaggaggaagaaaaaggAGAGAAATAGAGCGGCGGTGgtgtgctacgcgccggcttaaggctcggcgcgtgggccccacgcgcagccacagcgagtggcgcgtgagcgccacacgcggcctgccggaggtggcgcgtgtaccccacgcggcctgccggaggtggcgcgtgtactccacgcgccgccacgtgcggcggcgcgtgaacagtgaatcGACACGGTGaattgtaaaattttattttacgacggtgaatgtaaaaatgtgatttacgaACGGTaactgtaaattttttttacgtacagtaaatgtaaatgtaaattacatacaataaatataaaaagtaatttcggaagggtaactcagtaattaatatttactgagaaagtatttacatttgaatagtattcatacgtacaggaatacgtaaacagtatgtatacgtgcagggatacgtaattgatgtgtatttgtacataaatAAGTGAATAGtcaatacgtgaatagtaactccgtgaacagtaattttgtaaaaccagaaattgctgaacaataacttattattactgtttcggcatttaaggtttacaaaacgtttctaaattcttttcttatcttttcaaggtaatcgataaatcaaaaaaatgaattaccttcgaaaattgtggaattacgctcgagttgataaagtgagtaaaatctcacatatttacgaatctaccatttcggagattcaagattttgcagaatttttaagaatgaaatatgacatgtatatgatatagtggattatatatatattgtataaatggtaaatatatacatatatatatatatatagtttgctatataatatacggTTATGAgtttatcgtgattatgtcattttgatgacgagatttatatatcgagcgtgtgatttgatttgtacaatatgaggtgatgattattgtatgtggttttaacatggagtttgttaaaacgttttgtcttcggacgtgtttatgaaatatgacatgtatatgatatagtggattatatatattgtataaatggtaaataggtacatatatatatagtttgctatataatatactgttatgattttatcgtgattatgtcattttgatgacgagatgtatatatcgagcatgtgatttgatttgtacaatatgaggtgatgattattgtatgtgattttaacatggagattgttaaaatgtcgatttgtcttcggacgtgtttatgaaatatgacatgtatatgatatagtggattatatatatgttgtataaatggtaaataggtacatatatatatagtttgttatataatatattgttatgattttatcgtgattatgtcattttgatgacgagatgtatatatcgagcatgtgatttgatttgtacaatatgaggtgatgattattgtacgtgattttaacatggagattgttaaaatgttgatttgttttcggacgtgattttgtcttcagacgtgattgatgtcttcggacgatttttgtcttcagacttgatttttgtacaatatgaggtgatgattattatacgtgattttaacatggagattgttaaaatgttgatatgtcttcggaccaatcttcggacgtgtttggcatgtcggaacctagcctttggtcgGGCGAaaattacgatacagttagagctttagtctgtctgtcggagtactgcatgagaggtatcagatgggttatcagctcatgagtactcatattttggatgttgggtagcataATGTTGCTCAGTATCGGcagtgtactacgtgaggggtaacagatgtgtaccagcgttcattagtacccgtattataaatgcatttgggtaaccagaagggttgcccgatttctcatgagcactttcattttcatattttggacaaccagacgGGTCGTCCatcgactcatgagtgcatttatatttgatgtttttgtggatttctgtatatattgatatgcgagttttattgttgtttttactcatacgagctgtaaagcttaccgggtttgtgtttacaatcctggtgcaccatttcgatggtgtagtgggtaactccgcatgtgtggattagcgggaattgacggaccgctcaaaggacttgaagatatttagtttccagcttgtgtgaggattttatgtgattttcttgtgaggttttttttttgtgaggattatacaattccatttgttataatttcaaattataatttggtttgtaataatcgatttgactgagttgtatttttaaactcagagatgatccgctgtggcatttaaaatgatttcgattcattgagattgttttagtgtttcacgactttgaaattttgagtttttatgctcgaaattttgaggTCGTTACAACATTCACGTACGATGATCCAGAAACTTGTACACCGCCCCAATTAAGTGAGATAATTTTTCTGTCTTGTCATGCGTGTTGTTAGTGACAAACGTGAGACATGTCAGTTCCCATATCGCATTGACATTTTACTTTAACTATTAAAGTTTTGACAAATGTAGCTGGTACATTTTACTTTACAAACGTGATACAGAGTTTAACAGTTAAAGTAAAATGTTTTGCATTAGGCCGTTAGCTAGGTTTACGTACTTTTAAACAGTTCGTCCCCGATGAAAGACTAAACTGATTACTAAGCTTTGAAGAATAGTAAGATGAAACAGAGCCTCATATTTTAATAGTTAAGAGGAAGCAACAGGTTATTGAAGGTACGTACATCCGGTTCAAATCTACAAGAAGATGAGAAATATCAAATATCTAGTTAGCTGATCGAAACAAGACCTCGTTGGATCTTATGTTGAAATCAGAGGCTATATCTAGCTATGTAGCTAGGGTCCAAAGTTAATCGACCGAGTCAATGCAAGTAGCAGCtccttgtttgttttcttcttagtTGAATCAAATCAGAGCGAGACGTACTGATTAAAaggaaagggcaagggcaggTCTTTGGTTCCTCTCTAACCCCATCCCTTTTGTAGGACATTTGCCATTATATGCGTGTCCTTTGTGTGCTTCGATTAGAAACAACAAGAAATTCCTAATGCCCATGCAACAACATGGCCTCAAGGATTGCCTGTGGGGTTTTGTTGTTGGAAAATCTAAATGCCTGAGAGCTAGCTTAGCTGCTAGATTCATCGATCACCAGTAGAACAGAGCTAAAGGCTGATATCAAACAAGGGCTAcaggtgtgtgtgtgtgtgtgtgtgtaccTGTGTACTACCTTTCACCACCGCCCGCGctttgaaactaattaagtTGCTGTTGCACTCATCCAAAGCAAAGATCTGGAGGAGCCAAAGCCGAAGGGGGTTTAGTTGGATCGAGATGCCATATCGTATATATATCAGACACCGGAGCAACACTGGATTTCAACTTTATCGGTTCTTACCCAACCCTACCATGTACGTATAGTTGTATACCAAAAATAACCCCATCCCGAACGATCTCCTTCTTCCATCAGATCCACATATTGTTGAAAACCTGAGAGACTGTGTGAGAAAGATTCAAAGATCCACATATCCCCACAAACAGCAACAAATAGCTCCTAAGCAGGCTTTATACGGTGATAGCTTTTTCCTCGTTCGTACATTCATACAGTGGTCGATATTAGTGTTTATGTGATTGTGCATATGCATGAGTCCACGCATGCAGCATCGTGCAAATAATGCAAGTTGAATTAGATTAGCGTGAACTCAAACTAAGAGGTCAAGAGTACGTTCTCGCACAGAACTACCGTTGTTGAGTGGAGTtttataacaatatatatgtttaattttcttcAATCAAGGATAATGGTCATCTATATAAACGAATGGTACTTGCTTCCCCGGAGTGCCTTATTGGTTTGAAGCCGACTGACTTGTATGCACATTATGCGTACACTGATACAAGTCATAATGCATGCGTAAAACTTGACGAATTTTCTTTCGTACTACGTACTTAAATAAATTGTCCatcaaatttatttaaaaaaaataactgttttttgtttataaaGCACTATAGAGCAAACTTGTCAGCTTCATAGTACGAGGCTAACCATGTTTTCGTTTTTGGTCACATATTATCATCATTACCGTTTAGTTTTTTAGTTTATCTAGATAATACAAGCCATGTATCTCATTAGACTAATGCATAATAGTGGCAATGAAGAAAATTATTACAATCCATGTTCAACATTAAAATAGCATGCACATGTACAACTGTTGTGTTTGAACAAATTGCCTTAAAAGCCTAGCCAACTGAAAATGAgctaataaaaaataagatgGTATAGAGGTCTCGATACATACTGCCTCGACGAAAATCTGCTAAACCTCCGCAGCTTTGTCATACGTACACCATTTCTCTTAAACCAGTTGGTAACAATGCCAAGATGAAACTACATATTATCGTTCTTCCATGATATCAAAGCCGAATTAATCAATAACAGATACATGGACAGTGATATTATTAATAGTAGATAGGCTCGACCAGCAGCTGGAGGCAGTAGATAGAGTTCACTGTCAAAAATTATGATAAAGAGTAGAATCTAAATTTATCCTGCGGATTGAAAACGCTTTTCTTATATGTTCATCGTGAGAGACCTTTAATTTGTGAATGCATGCTTATTCCATGCGCGATGTAGCTTTGTTGTTTCTTTGTCCTTTTAAGTTAGCTTTTCTTTGGCCGTCAAATAAATATTTCAAACTTCATCTTTAGGAAAATCGAGGAGTAGTAGCACTCATTCAAGTGTGTGTCTCAGATTCTCAGGCTCATTTCCCTTTCAACCTGTTTGTTAATGGTCATGTACAGTTTGAAAAACTGTGAAGTAAGTTTGAATAAGTCGTTTGTGATGAGTCTGTAAAAGGCCGACGAAAACTTTACatcttcccccccccccccccattactACACCATTAATGTTCTAGCTTCTTGCATAcgagttatatatttacagAACCCATTCTCAATTGTGAACGAAGTGAATGCTGCATTCATATGAACCATCATGAATGGATAATAACAACAACGTACACTATAAATTTTTCTGGGGAAGAGGAAATCCAGTTAGGGCATTTATAGGTAAGATGGCGATGGTTCTGGAAATATGATCTTCATGATCTTTAACCCCTGATTAAAACGAAGCATTGGTAAACATATACGGGAACTCGGGGACTATCTTTTTTCAAAGATAGTTTACAGGATAGCTCTCTATAGCCAGCTAGGTTGCTTTGCAAAGTATGTAACAAAAACCCTAGAGATATGTAGAGGATCAGAGAAAGATTCTAACCAAAATAGCTAAAAGAGAagccagaaaagaaaaaaagaaataaatataggAAAGGACAAAGGCGGTAAGGAGGTGCCTGGCAATATAGCTACTGAGATATATGTTTCTTACTGACTACTTAAATACGTATCTGTCTGCGCTGTGCGTAAGACGAGGGAGATCGAGTGGTCAAATCACTGAACGTTTTACAGAATTCCAGTACTAGCAAGCTTTTATGTATATTAGATAAATAATCATTTTACAGAATTAGAAAAACTTTGGCATTATTACGAGACTTGTATGCATGATTGTGTTATGATGGAGTTTTTGGTGGGGTTGATCATCACGGGGTGAGGAACTGAGGATAGGGAAGGAAGATAGAGATGGAGGACAGCCCTGTGGAGGCGGAGAAGGAGGCGAGGGTAAAATAGAAAGGGGGCAGGAGAAGGGCTTATTGTCCGAGAGGTATAGAAGAGAAGCGTGGAGTTATTTTGGGAGGTGGGTTCGGAAATTCAGACAGAgggaaaatttgaaaaataagaGTGAAGACAATTTTCCGAAGACAACACCCTCTTTAAGTTCTGAAAACAACAGATGAGTGTTGTGTGTGTATGTGAAAGCAATATCACCGCCATGCACACGTCTCTTTCTAGCTCCTCCCCCCCACATCTgccgcctctctctctctctctctctgagcgAGCTAGCTAAGAAGCTTAACTATGGCATCGGGAATGCCAACATTTTATTATCCCATAATTAACACCATGCGCATGTTATACTTATCTTTGGTACTCATCTATGCTTATAGTAATTAACAAAGAATGTGATATAATCATGGACATGGATGAGGACCAGTGGCGGACATGTTTGGAGGGCACTGGTTTTCCAATAGATATCTATTTTTACACAGGTAGTAATAAATTCACGTGGAGTTCAGTTGGTTAGTGTCTCTATAAGTAATTGACGTACGGTCTACAACCATGTCCTGGAATCGAACCATAACATCATATTTTTAtcttactttttacattttcttccttcttttcttttcttttcttcctcctttttTCATGAaatatttcttattttctagtttttcttgtgatATAACCTCTTTTCTACTAGTAGTATTActtctctttttattttctttcccaATTTTTTCCTCTAAAATTGGATATAATAAGGTGATTGTattaaaatatcattttaactaaagaaaaaaaaacttaaattatATTGACGAAACCAATTGCATATAAGGGAATAAACTAGCTTAGACCAAATTTAGTTCCTGGATCCTCCTTTGATGAGGACTTTTGTGTAGATTATTAGATAGATACGTACATGGTGATGTTACATTACCTGGTCATAGACTCAAAGACATCGGAGGAGTTCATAACAAATGGCCGGTGATAATACTTCGTTGTTTTTCTTGACATGCACGTTCTTAGCTCTAGTAAATAGTACACGGTATAAAAAAAACGTGTACAAATCATGAGTTAAACTAAGATAATAGTGTCTCAATCTTCTGATTCCGATTGTATTCCAAATTAACTCATGTTTAATTGTATTAAAGTACGCGACACACATCCATGCATAAGTATTGATTGGCAAGACGAACTGTCACGTGAGGGTTTAGAAGTTTTTTCACGTCGAAAAAACAAGTCAGGTAAGCATTCGTTGCAATGGTATAGCCCCAAAGGACGTTCTTACGGTTGTGGTTTATCTATACACAAATCTTCTGTCTGGCTATGTTTGGTAATTTGCACACCCCATTTTAATGAAATTAATAGCTATATGTTGAAGAGAATGATGAACAAAGTTTCACAATGTTGTAGAGAATGATTAACAATGTAAGTGTAACAACTTAACTAACATCCTAATTCTTTGTATTTAGTATTAGTTTACATACCAGGGGgtaagtatatatgtaatcatgATTCAGATACAACTAGAAGCCGGTATGAATGTTTGATAGCCAACACTTGGCCAAGAATAAGAACTTAAATTCACGGGTTCCTGACGTTTTCAAATCTAGAAGGTGACGTCAAATTAGACAATCACTCTACATAGaaattttgaagtttgaactttgaaaaaacaaaaataactgGCCGGGTGTACAGTTTAAGTCAACCGAACGATTACAGTAAAAATTCCATCACACACCACCAATAAATAGAGGGAAGAGAATGGAAGGGTCTCTGGTTCTCACCACAGCTCTCTCTTATATCTAGTAGACCAAATAGATCTCCCTTGATCCCTATCagtctttctctctctttgtttcacacacacacacacctttctttcacaactcataatcaaagagagaaagaattgTAAAAAAGCAGATCCAAGGTGGTGGTTAAGCTGTCATCCgtcaatcaatcaatcaaaccCCAAAGAGAGACCAATCATCAATCACcaatcaaatttataaaagaaaagagaagaaaaggaatCATCATGTCATCCTCCAATTCTGCTTCTTCGACCTTGTCCCTCGACCACCTTGCTCCTTCCGAGCAGCTCTGCTATGTCCATTGCAACATTTGCGACACTGTCCTTGCGGTAAACCCCACCTGCATATATACTCTTTCATCCTTGGTTTCTTCTGTTAATCTCTCCCATTATGCTGTTTAAGCTGAGTTTTGGGGGCtgcttttctctttaatttggtGTTATATAATGTTTGGCTTATGCTTTCTGGCTTGATGTATGCAGGTGAGTGTTCCTTGCACAAGTTTGTTCAAGACTGTGACGGTCCGATGTGGCCACTGCACCAACCTGCTTCCAGTGAACATGCGTGCTCAGCTTCTGGCCCCTTTCCCCAATCAGTTTCATCATCTCGGTCACTCCTTCTTCTCCCAAGCAAATTCTCATAACCTTCtggtatacatatatatgaagttATGAACCTTTTGATATAGTTGATTCTATATATCAACCTATCTGGAAGATTCACCATGAGTGTTGTGCTTCAGGACCAGGagattccaatgaattcagcCCCAAACTTTCTGATGAACAATCAAACTAGCAGCCTGAATGACTTTGCTGTAAGACCAAGAGTAGTAGCTGATGAGCTCCCAAGGCCCCCAGTTATCAACAGACGTGAGTAGCTTGCATccttaattagttaattacaCGCATCCTTTCATTTTTTATCTTATTATCTGTCTTAATTACCTAGCCCAAGAGTTTAGTCAAGATGGGTAGCTGTAACTCCTGTAAGTAGTACCCTGTATTATACTGTATTGCTTTCTTCAAAATCCTTTGGTCAAGCAGCCAGGATAGTTCCCCTCATTTCTAGCCGGTTTCATTGAAAAGTGTATCCCAGTTCACCTTTATTAATTTTGGGCACTTAATCCCCGAAGTTACAAGGGTGTTTTTAACTGGTAGCTAGAGGAGGATGAAATCAAGATCGCATGGTATAACTAAACCGTTTTATGCCAGCTTCCGTTTGAGGGAAGATTTCAGTAGCTAGACAGTAACTTTGCTTTCCCCAACCTTTGCGGACCCTCATTTCTTCATCCATGTTTTTTGACATTCAAGAAATTATGCTTAGTTACATACTTGACAAGACGGTTCCAGTATTTCATCTTTCTATTTTGCACGTTTAAAGTGGAATAGGATTGACACTATTCTGATGAAGGATGCTTAAAGCTCTTTTCTAGTTTTTGAAGACTATCAAGCCCCATAAACCATGTTTTTaggtctttttttttattgaattcgaATGGTACCatgttttaggttttttttttctggtattAACCCTTCGGAAATGTAGAAGGCCAGCATTACTTCAACCATTCTTCCCCGCAAATTGTACGTAGTTACTTGAGAACGCCGCGAATTGGTCGATCATAAGTTTCTACGAAGTAGCTAGGTTATGACGATGAACTTTAATGTTTGTGTCTTTGACTGGCATGTTCAGCTCCGGAGAAGAGACAGAGAGTCCCCTCAGCCTACAACCGCTTCATCAAGTGAGTAATCATAT containing:
- the LOC126794518 gene encoding axial regulator YABBY 1-like, with the protein product MSSSNSASSTLSLDHLAPSEQLCYVHCNICDTVLAVSVPCTSLFKTVTVRCGHCTNLLPVNMRAQLLAPFPNQFHHLGHSFFSQANSHNLLDQEIPMNSAPNFLMNNQTSSLNDFAVRPRVVADELPRPPVINRPPEKRQRVPSAYNRFIKDEIQRIKSVNPDISHREAFSAAAKNWAHFPHIHFGLMPDQNTVKKTNVRQQESAEDVLMKDHNGFFAAANNNVRVSPY